ttttatgtataacaaaaaataaaataattttttatgttataGCACAAATGCGGCATCACAGTGTTCACCAATGTctattaacaataataatacagTATTGAATTCTCCACCTGTATATAAGAAGAGTATGATAGAGAGCAATTACTCATTGAATGACAGTTTGAGGACATTAAGCATATTATCATTGGGCGAAGATAAACCAAAATATTCGACTAAAATGCCTAAGATTTTTAAAACGAAAGTGTATAGCACAAAAAGTTCCGAGCTTTTTAAAAAGActggtaaaaaaaatattttatcaccACCAAAACTAAAATCAGTTATGCAAACATCCTGGATAGCTGGTGGTTATTGGCAGGAAGGTATAGATGTACCATCATTGTCCAGATCATCCAGTCAAAGTTCTGGCTTTGGTTCTGTGGGTTCTAATTTTGGCCCATCTAGAGAACCATCCATACATGAGTTTGATCAATGTTCAGTTATGTCAGATGCGACGCAATCCTGTTATACACTAAGGCAAACTAACAGTCCTGTTGGGTCTTTTTCTCAATACAGTCTTCAATCTCCATTGTCGGAATCAAGAAATCAATCAATTAATAACCAAACAATGAAACTTGCATCAAGCAATCTTTGTACACCACAAACATTATTATCTCAaaataacaaaagaaataattcaacTTTTATAGATCAATGTTCACAAAGACAAAACATGGATATGAATGATATTAGAAGTCCCTCTGAAATGCAGCCGTTTCCTAGTCACGCCACTATTGTAACAAATCCCGTTTGGTTACCAGTTCTTTTATGTGGTTCacttgtattaaatataatagtattatGTACTACTTTGTTACGTTAGATAGGGTATATCATACATTTTTTACGATCTacctaaatttatatttgccacatacatttatatgtattttagttATTAGTTACAAAATAAGTTAATCACTATTTTTCAAGCAATTGAttactattttaaaaaatagtattttaaaGATTCCTATTTTAATGGATAGTaatcaataatatttcaacctatttataaataagcgATGTACTGCCAGTATAAAGTTTTCTATTGTTATCACtcacttttttatttcacataaataattgtaaataaatattattttttttatacgcAGTTTATAAAGTATCAAATTTGAACAATAATGTTAAGTTGAACGCATAATAGTGGAAAATAGAATACTGGTTTGacggaaaattaattattgccGTTCTAAACTGTCAACCTTGtgataaaaaaatgttctcCGTGTGTGTTCACTAGtaagatatatatgtaactcaacaaatttaagaattaatggAATAATGTGAAATTGCGTTCACTTTGTATtgataatatttgattttttttttaactttattattatatttgtgaATACGAAAAAGAGATGTTTTGAACATACAAAaagttatgtatatatatataagtaatgaaatttaaagtgTTCTGTGTATTTGTAAGAATATATATGATGTTTATTGTGTTAAGATGTGATGTTAAAAtaacttaataaaataaatattgtaatatcttCAACCGagatattacatttttgttaaaatttgtaacaaattaattaatggacaaatatattttatattattatattctcaaTTTGCATGTGACattgaatttttaactttcaatGGGTGTAAACACTGTTCAGAATCTGATAATTTACGCTCGAAATGTCTAAGATCTGGCACATTAAAATTCACTTTTCGTCTGTGAAATcttcaatgaaaataaatataaatcaagatatatattagataggtttaatttaaattaaataataacttACTGAGTATCttgttcaatatttaatagctTTAACTCCCCAATTTCTTCCCTATAAGTAGACCACCATTGACATTTGGCTATTCCTTCTTGTGAATTCTTATACAATTCATCTTTTAATGCTTCTCTTAAGCCAAATTGAGTTAATGTACCAAAACTTTTCATCAGATCCTGTTCAGGGACCCATTTCCTCTGTCTCcaagtacaaaatataaattttatagaacatGAATATAACATTAAAGTACTGagataatttacttataactAACACAAAATGATATATACCTTGCATTATAAGATCTAATTTTTGGTCCTTTAAAActttttggtaaaatattataacacaAATCATAAGTTGTTGTCATATTACTGCAATATTCCTTTTTATGATCAAAAAATTGTTCTTGAGGTAAACCCTTACaatgaaattgtatttcaaaatattattgtaaaaattaaaagtcacttaaaaattacatcatgtatcatttgttttttataatttactttagattatattttatatatatatatatatattcatataccTCCTGAATAAGTTTATTTTCCCACTTTGCAATTTGGTTTATTTTCCAAGTTTTATTAACATGAGGCTTATAATCTACCTCATATAAAGTTCTCCAATCATCGGGTTGGCTTATGTCACTTGCTCT
This DNA window, taken from Bombus fervidus isolate BK054 chromosome 14, iyBomFerv1, whole genome shotgun sequence, encodes the following:
- the LOC139994054 gene encoding uncharacterized protein, encoding MTTTYDLCYNILPKSFKGPKIRSYNARQRKWVPEQDLMKSFGTLTQFGLREALKDELYKNSQEGIAKCQWWSTYREEIGELKLLNIEQDTQFHRRKVNFNVPDLRHFERKLSDSEQCLHPLKVKNSMSHAN